ACGTTATCGAATacggatttatttatttacctacgtCTTGTAAGCAATAGGTATTTCCATTTGGGTACAGTAATACGGGCCCGTCATTCCCCActataaatgtctataataatattgtttttatttgattttgattttactcTCTTGTTAGTTAGTTGGTAGGTActtgatgataaaaatatagtcaccacattatagttattttacatttggCTGCGTGTtgcatgtatattttatacaaaatacaaatatacaatgtacacTTGCACAATGCACATCGTGGTTTAGCGGACCTGCCACATTTTAGATCAACTGAGTTAACGATTGACGATTGTACGTATAACATACTACATTGTCCGTATTTATGTTCTGATTCTTGAACttcttgaatttaaataaaaatgtttagtatttttaataaaaataaaacaaattctcGTGTCACCACTAAAAATCCTACTTCTGACGAATGACCAACTTctagatgaagataatattgaTGATCCCATTAATCCAtcgatcaataaaataaatgtagttgaACACAACTGCAATGATTTGGGAAACATAGAAACTGGACCTATACGCCCCATACTAACAGTAAGTGGATTTACTATTTGTgcttatttatgatttatttttaaagtacctaagcatagatttattattataatattatatgcttaatattttaaacatccatattttaagaaattacacttgtttattttatttgacacattttttttttcaatttgatgttTAGAAAAGGTagtaaattattgtgtataataattttataggtatcaaatattaattttctttttttttatttcaggcatatccaaaaacaaaatttggttCTCAGTTTAGGTCATTCAGCAGtgaatatttcaatacatataAGTGGCTTGAATACAGTATTATGTGCGATGCAACATTTTGTTATGCTTGTCGGAtgtttggtaataaaaatatggaaGATACTTGGACAACAATAGGATTTAATACCTGGCATAaagtaagtttaaataattaatttgaatagatTTAATACTTCAAAATGCTCAACTTGTGAGTTAGATTGTCTAGGGAAGTCGGAAATTAAAATTGtgcatacataaataaataaagatttatttgattttgaaaattaaattgtatacttactgtgttattttatatagctTTCAGAAAGATTGAAGAAACATAATACTTCTAAGAGCCATTTGACATTTGTTTCAAAACTGGCTCTTAGTATATTAGCTAAAAAGTCTGGAAGTGTACTATCACAACTGTCTGCTGTACATCAAGAAGAAATTAAGCAAAATCGAAACTATATCTGccatattatagatatagttttatacctCAGTAAACAAGGAATGGCATTTCGAGGCCATTGTGAAAAAACTACTTCACTTAATcaaggtaatttttaaaaataatattatattagcctttttttgaatacaataaaataaaatatagaattaagTTTTGAGCTTAGCAAAATAAACATTAGCTTACAGTAtaggattaattttttttctgggtTTCAactttagatttatatttacttattatttaactatttaaaaataaaaattaataattcattttaaggTAATTTCAAAGAGTTATGCAACATGTATGTAAAATCAGTACCTGGATTTCAAAATATGCATAACCGGCATGTTAATTATACTAGTTGGAAAATCCAggatgaaattattcaattatgcgCCGATGAagttaatgaaattattgtaaatgagGTTTCTTCTGTTGGATTTTTTGCTCTGATGTGTGATGAAGCAAGGTAATTAATATAGTCTTGCATGtaggattaatatttaatattcatatatttttagtaaaaacttaatatgGGCAATACAGGTGATCTCAAAGACTAAGATTGATAAGTAACTGTTTCATCGTACAGCTGATTTCTTATTGTATGAAATCCTAAAATTATTGTTCCCGCCATATTATGTTAACAACTGATAacaccatttttttaatttcctttttagtttttaagaaatttgcattgttacaacttacatatttattattttgcttttcgaaaaaaaatgatgtCAAGTGTTTATTTCAACTTATTAAGTTAGTTATTAACCCGTTTTATGATAAATGTTATGTAGTTTAAGATGCTTGCAGTTACACTTACAAAACGCTttgttagttaatttattgagaTACATGTACGATacccaattaaaaattatttatattcggCCAATACCAGTCAAAAGTGAAACTACATAGGtgacatttaaaattacaagttTACTCTAAAAGGTATTTGTTTATTCTTTGgttatttctgaaataaaatgtcttattaattttaaaatattttgtttaggtatttgttaatataatattataatttaaaaacaaccatttgcagttttttttaaaaattaaaataaattataaaaaataattttaaaaatctcaaagttaaatatgttgtattttataagttcataaatcaatattgaatattgacttTAGTTTCCGAGTTATATATggtaagatataataattttccctTATGTGACCACCATGCACGCTCCTCTCTCCACtacattttatgatttctacaatattattaaaggttttaatatattatttaattaccatttaatttaatataacttcACTGTTTCctttattcaacaaaataatatgaaattttattttaatgttttttttataatatttgccacttgaaatttgattttcttcCAATCTCTGTTTTTGAGAATAGGCTCATTTTTAATTGCTAGTAAGCAATCGTGCTGTTGAGGAATTTTTCGGAGTGCAATAAATTTTCCAAGTGATCGTTTGATTGCATTTATTTCAGCCATGGTCCATTTTATATAATCCCCtctttttttggattttttagcAACTACTGTGATTGAGTTTTCTGTCTCACTGATGTTCATTCGAACATGGTTTTCAAACAAGTCACCTATAAAAGTGAaaacaaatagtattaataattttgttttataaataaatgatacaaGTTAAAACCAATAACTTATGTAAATAAAACCTTACTATTTTCAATTGTATCATCTTCTTTTTCATCATCTTCTTTTTCATCTGATGAACTTTCATTTAAATCATTTGGAATTATAATGTCATCAAATTCGTCTAGTGTTTTTCCCTTGAGTTCGTTAATTTTACCTGATTCTGCAGCAAGCAATATTTTACTGACACGGCTAAGTTGCAAAGTATTGTCCGGAAGTCTATAATACTCATTGTGAATTGCCAAGTCATGACCCATAAAATTAGCCAATTGTTCACGATCATTAGTtgttagatttaataattgtgttattgtCGCAACATGTTTTCTTAGTTTTGTGGAAGTTAATAATTGTGGTTGAGCTGCTCCACATTTAATAGCTGCACTTCTCAGGCAATCTGACCCCCTATACACTCCTACAGCAGTGTATGGTATAgcaaaaagatttttattttgttcaaaaatatgtacagaAGCTCTCATATCCAACATTAAATCCAAAGATTTTTTCATGTCTGGAGTTAACAAAACAGGTACTCCTCTGCCTCTTTTACCTCTTATTTCAAACCTTATAAAACTATTAGATAGTTTTGACTCAACTTCAGTGAGagatttcaaaatttcttcctgcattttttttttgtctctattTAAATAATCTGTTATTTGTATTCTTTCTACTTCACCTGATCTTCGTCTGTTTAGTAGTATTATTTGGGTTAATaaagttttacaaaataatttatatgtctCTTGGTTAATTTCTTTTTGTTCATCAACGAGatgagttacattttttatttggtttaacaAATAATTGTGTAGTACTGTAATATCTTTAGCATCTGGGaggtttatagttttattgaattttttttttgaaaggtCCTGACAGGCGTtagatgaaattgaaaatttccatTCTTTTTGAAATACTgtaacaaaattttttattttatttattttatcttgagAAGAGCCTTGAATAATTGATTGGCATTCTATGATATCGGCACATTGCAGAATTGTATGTCCTAATTTCAGAGCTATAGATGGGTGAATGTAAGAGTTTTCAGTTTCATTGTAACCACTTATTTCTTTTGCAGCATTgacaattgttttaaaatattggggTACTAAAAAATCTTCTAAGTTTTTTAGTTCTGGAACTAATGttcttaatatcaataaaagtttaCTGATTTGTCTCATGCGTTGTGATATATACGTTTTTAGGTGTTGTTCACGATGATTTTTTAGTAATCTAGCTCCAAATGCACATATCAGTTTATCGTTTTGAGCTGTAAAAGatatattgtcatatttcaTATGAATAAAAACTTCAGCAGTTAATTGCTTGAAATCATCTGTATCTTGTAACAGCATAGCGCATTGAGACTGTACATTTCTTCTTTTTGTAACTTCATTATTTTGTGATTCGTcgttaaatttacatttattagagtgccgaaaaataatttttttcttaaaaaactttaaacagAATTTACACGGTAAATAGTCATTGACAGCCACTTTTTCAGAAGATGTAGGTCGTCTACCAACTATAAGTGaacccttttttttttctaatatcgTTTTATTATAGTGAAAGTTTCCTTTATTTTTCAGAAGTTCTAATTGTCTTAAGCGCTCTTTTGATTTTTTCggcaataatataaaagatcTAACTTCAGTTTCTAGTGCATGCTTGCGTTCAACATGACGTGGAAAATTGGTTTGTAGATTTTCACAAAAAATACAGTATACTCTCttatctttaacattttttttatagttataagaaCATTTTCTAGCTCTTTGGACATCTAATTCTATTTGATGAACAGCTACCGTATTGactatatttatgtttgtatttactGGTGAACAAGGAGGTGAAAGTACTGTATCTAAATCATCTGAATCACTTGTTTCAAAATCCAAGTTCATTTTATCATTTGCATATGGTGTATATTCTGGACTATTGAAACAATCAGAAGATGTTGATGATTCTGACCCCACAAAATCTTCAGTATTGTTGGATGTAACAATTGTACCAATAATATTCTGTTCGACAGCCTGgcctttaattaaataaaaaaaatacatacgttaaatattaaatataaaattaaagagAAAAATTGCTTACTAGAACGCACAATTGGTTCATCCATATTGTGAAACAACAAATCAAAAATCTCACAATTTTCTGGTgcatctattttatttaaatcattttgatCAACAGCTTGtcctttaattaaaaataaatatatattaatataataatgttaaaattcaatataataaaactaaagtCATAACGCTCTTACTAGAGTGCACAATTGGTTTATCCATTGACTGTTCCAAGTTAAACGTTTCACAAATTGTTGGTGCATCTACTTTACTTAAACCAGTGTGCTCAACAGCTTGgcctttaattaaataaaaaaaatacatgagttaattattaattataaaattaaagacaTAATGCGCTTACTAGTATGCATGCTTGGTTTATCCATTGAATGTTCCAAGTTAAACGTTTCATAAATTGTTGGTGCATCagttttacttaaattattgttcTCAACAGCTTGgcctttaattaaataaaaatatattattgctaaatattaaatataataaaaataaagagatAAAGCACTTACTAGGATGCATGGTTGCTTCATCCATAATACCAAAtatcaaatcaaaaatatcactATTTTTTGTTGAATCAATTTTACTTAAATCGTTCTGCTCAACAACTTggccttaaataaaataaaaaatatatttttgttaaatattaaatataataaaaataaagatataacactCTTACTAGAATGCATGATTGGTTTATCCATTGACTGTTCCAAGTTAAACGTTTCACAAATTATTGGTGCATCTTTTATACTTAAATCAGTGTGCTCAACATCTTGgcctttaattaaataaaaaaaatacattagttaaatataaaattaaagacaTAATGCGCTTACTAGTATGCATGCTCGTTTTATCCATTGACTTTTCCAAGTTAatcatttcaaaatttgttgaTGCATCTATTTTACTAAAATCATTCTGCTCAACAGCTTGgcctttaattaaataaaaaaaatacataagttaaatattaaatataaaattaaagagAAAAACCGCTTACTGGAATGCATGATTGGTTTATCCTTTGACTGTTCCAAGTTAatcatttcaaaatttgttgaTGCATCTATTTTACTAAAATCATTCTGCTCAACAGCTTGgcctttaattaaataaaaaaaatacataagttaaatattaaatataaaaataaagacatAATGCGCTTACTAGTATGCTTGCTTGGTTTATCCATTGAATGATCCAAGGTAAACATTTCACGATTTTTTATTGCATCAATTTTCCCACTTTTTAGATCTAAACTAtggcctttttttttaaaaaaaatatatttattaaaaaaagcaaAACTGCTGCATCGCGCCTGCACGTATAATATGTTCACGTTAGCACTTACTTGAATGCACTATTGGTTCATCTATCATATGGTTTATGCTCTTACCAGCTAAGAACCtttgtatattttctttatctttaaaatttaaatataaaattaaaaagttgtttCTACTAACttaatcaataaaattctattattttgaaataactatttatctcagacctaggtatatattaggtaGTGGCTGCCTCGACACTTTCAAATGGTTAGGCACCTAActgaaaaattttactttttaatttggaTAGATTTACTCAAGTTGATAAATTAGTACCAACTTGTAGTTAAATGTCTAACATGTGAACTGTGTAAGTAGGTGTGgtgaagtatttatattttattaatagattaaattgtataaataatataaataaagtaaaaattataataataattatactgtgttTCTACTAGTCGTATACCTAATACAGTGTATGGACTTGTGATTAACCCCAAAAAATGGTGGATAGGCATAAAACtgcaaatcattaaaatatctatttttcttatatttttttgatgactgaaaaattaaatatcagtaTTATATGATAAGAGTTGTATCTTTAGTATCTACCAAGATAGTTtaaaaaagtatgtaaaattAGGTaccataattaaaacaaaatttgtattattttattcagagaaagttacctacctaccaataaaattaaatcataatatttttaattacttaatatttatttaattagatctattatttattaaaatattattaaaactccAAACCGAAAAATTTTACGATAAGCGCATATTTAGTTTCCTAGAgatgttcattataatatgtacaaatgtacaatataatacatagtactTATAATCAATGCCCAATGGTATAACATAGATCAATGTGTAAATACTCTAGTACTTATTgggtgatatattataatattatattatagattacctacctatatagaattaatagttatatatgtatataatttattatttatcatgattaaattgttatatgCCCGTATGCATAATCAATTTTTGTGTCACATAAAACATATACCTAGTTTAACATATCTTATGGGACACCTAAATTTACTATGAATACGGGAAATAGtcttattaatatgtttttaactatcaatgaaaaatgaaaaataaatagaaaacttACTTCCTTTTTTTAGCACCTTAgctaaatatgattttttattaaccCATTTCACCATATATTTTTTGCCAAtcactattttacattttattgtttttgaaggACACATATAGAAAACATTATCATCAGTGTATTGAACTGCAATCCAttctaattaacaaaatataaattattatttttactactttctaagattttaattttaataaattcagtaccctaagtaaatacaatttatgtaaaaaagaattttaaatgttcgtaatagatattcaaaaaaaaaaaatctgtaaacagttatttgatttgttatgcaattagttattaatttgcgTGATGAAAATgtcttatgatattatgaaattttgaaaagtaattacATGGATGTTTGTATACCATTGTTATAATAGCATTATTTACGTATTACCAAAAACAacgttttaactataataataggaacaattttaaattttgaaccaaaccaataatatatttttatatttttgctaGTCTTAAAAGGAACCACTGCATTTGTATTCTCTGACTTACAAAAGCGTAACACAAAGCATTTACGTTTAGTAGTTCTCGTGGagcttttttagttttaaattttaatattttagtgaatttatccatttttagttttaaaggtAACAACATTTTATGTGGTACGGTGGGagtatttttcgaaatttttattaaatagttttaagtgtatacatttttattataattttaaaatgatcatattttgcttaaaaatttatccgtagaaaaaatacttatacCAAACCACAGAAAATCttgttacttttaattttaataataatattattattatataaatgcactctaatattaaaacttttaaatctaACAAAGCTACATGAGATCTATTGAACGTAAAGCCgcgtagcgtcctcttaagtctataattaaaaatttatatttctcaATTGATGCACATTGAACACTACACACCCATGTCGATGTGGTGTTTTACGTACAATTGATTTTACTTAAAGAAAAACGCTATCGTTCTGCacctgtaataaattatatttcaaccccccccccccccccccccaaataaatatttgtaaatcccACCTGCAAGAAAACtactaaatctattttttgCGTTCATATAAATTCCGCCACAGATGATCAGATAAAAAAATGGGTAAATCAGAAACCTATCTGACgagtgtaataagtaataacactaacagtaggtatctatatgtcgcattttaattcaatgataagtcATTGCATACgaataacgattctgagcgaagctctataggtactataactaagtacctacctagtaactTACTCGTAGTATTACGGTaaggcaaattaatttttgtcgaatacatttcattaaaaaatgtcattgtatgttaaaaatataatattataggtcttAGTAACGTTTCaagtatgtatagtgtatacccacaaataatatatttaaattacaacaaaataactaaagtcATGATTAAAGTTTTGGCAATATATAAAGACAtaacattactaaaaatatcGTGACTGtaggtatttttgatattttttatttatatatgaaaaacTTACGAGCAAGAGAAACccggtatttaattttcaaggatTTTGACGAACTTTGAACATTTTTCTATCTAaatttacctaggtatatagaaaataaaaactaaaaaatatcgaatacctttatcATATGTATATATCTCTAAAAGAgttcagatatttttaaaatgtcatcaatcatctttagtaaaaatttaaagtacctaccaattcattcttatttatttttaaattaaaaaaaaaaaaaatttagtcaaacATTGATGTTGCATAAAAATTCTCGTTATacctcattgtaaaatcaataatataggtattcatcacttcgctcagaatctctagaaaaaaattattggttacaGCCTTACGGGTGGTATTTACTTTCActtctatatacctacctatcgtaaattatttaaaggtaaaataaGCCATTAggagcatatattttatactcgggtaaaataaatttaattatgtatgagcaaataatatgtaaaatcttATTcgatgttatttaaaaaacaatttaagtagAAATAGCTTACCTTCTTGTACATCTTCTTCATTTGCATGGGTATTCTTTAAACGATTATTTTTTCTCGTTAACATAGTTACAACCTTAtttgtattctattatataggtacttcacgagaaaaaacattaatttgaataaacacaaaatgaaaaaaaaactgttaaaaaacaaaaaaaattgtttaatcgtTGACACGAGAAAAACAGCGAAAACAAAACATAGGTATAATGAAACGCGATGGTCAGTCAGACAATCCATAAAGCCACCTTCGACAACCGTGGAAAGAATGATTGAATCTTTAGTGACGTACAATGTAAGCTCCTACTATGTTATACTGTCGTCGTTCACTCTCGTCATGTACGAATAAGGGATATAGATAAAGAACGATAAGACATTTGGTGGGACACTATGGTTTTCCCTGTATAACATTATGATGGATACGCAGTCGTAGGAGTCATGTCTATTAGACAAGAGGGCAACGGGAGAAGGGTTTTATAAATGGCATATACATATTGTGATTATcaagataatacaaataattttaaaaaaacgatattcgatatatatatatattcaataatattatacacatcaaAACTTGTGACATGCAGTGTGCGATAAAAAGAACTAATCTTAAATAATTACcaagttaaaacaaattatgatgaAAGTGTgtaaaattcaaagtaatttgTGGACTCCAGTACCGGAGGACACAACGATTacagtgttattataatattataaatttcgcTTCACATATTGATTCTTAAGTATTTGAACGCATAATGTTACTTGGGACTTCCGGTGATGGAGGTATCAGTGTCACTCTTCTGATTAATAGGCAAAATCGTATACTGTAGCATAGAAGACTATGTgtaaaattcaaagtaatttgTGGACTCCAGTACCCGAGGACACAACGATTAGGTacagtgcattataatattttaaattttacttttacacaTTTAACATATAACTTTGCTTATGACTTCCTGTAACAGAGGTATCAGTGCCTCTCTTTTGATCGATAGGTAAAATCGTATACCGCGTTATAGAAGactatgtgtaaaattaatatttattagtggaCTCCAGTAACGGAGGACACAACGATTACAGtgtgattgtaatattataaatttcgcTTTCACACATTGATTCTTAATTATTTGAACGCATAATGTTACTTGGGACTTCCGGTGATGGAGGTATCAGTGTCATTCTTCTGATTGATAAGTAAAATCACATATTTTGGTTTAgaaaaatatgtgtaaaattcaaattaatttgtgaACTCCAGTACAGGAGGACACAACGATTACagtgcgattataatatttaaaattttgcttTTCACATTGAACTCACAATATTACTTATGATTTCCTGTAACATAGTTATTAGTATCTCTcttttaattaataggtaaaatCGTATAGGTACTGCGTTATAGAAGACTATgtgtaaaattcaaactaatttGTGGACTCCGGTACCGGAAGACACAACGATTACATTgcgattgtaatatatattacattttgcttTACATATCGAAACTAAagtgtaaaacattattttacttgtGACTTCCGTTGACGGAGGTATCAGTGTCACTCTTCTGATTAATAGGAAAAATAGTATACTGTAGCATAGAATACTATGTataaaattcaaagtaatttgTGGACTCCAGTACAGGAGGAGACAACGATTACagtgcgattataatatttaaaatttggtttttcacATTGAACTCACAATATTACTTATGCCTTCCTGTAACGGAAGTATTAGTGCCTCTCTTTAGATCAATAGGTAAAATCGTATACCGCGTTATACAAGactatgtgtaaaattaatatttattagtggaCTCCAGTACCGGAGGACACAACGCTTACAGtgtgattgtattattataaatttcactTTCACACATTGATTCTTAATTATTTGAACGCATCATGTTACTTGGGACTTCCGGTGATGGAGGTATCAATGTTACTCTTCTGATTAATAGGCAAAATAGTATACTGTAGCATAGAAGACTATGTGTAAAATTCAAAGTCATTTGTGGACTCCAGTACCGAAGGACACAACGATTATACTATGATCATATTTCTATGATCAATactaaagtttaaaacattattttaattgtgacTTCCTGTGGCGGAGGTACCAATGCCCCTCTTCTAATCAGTAGGTAAATCGTATACTGCGTTATAGAAGACTATgtgtaaaattcaaactaatttGTGGACTCCGGTACCGGAAGACACAACGATTACATTgcgattgtaatatatattacattttgcttTACATATCGAAACTAAagtgtaaaacattattttacttgtGACTTCCGTTGACGGAGGTATCAGTGTCACTCTTCTGATTAATAGGCAAAATCGTATACTGTAGCATAGAAGACTATGTgtaaaattcaaagtaatttgTGGACTCCAGTACCCGAGGACACAACGATTAGGTacagtgcattataatattttaaattttacttttacacaTTTAACATATAACTTTGCTTATGACTTCCTGTAACAGAGGTATCAGTGCCTCTCTTTTGATCGATAGGTAAAATCGTATACCGCGTTATAGAAGactatgtgtaaaattaatatttattagtggaCTCCAGTAACGGAGGACACAACGATTACAGtgtgattgtaatattataaatttcgcTTTCACACATTGATTCTTAATTATTTGAACGCATAATGTTACTTGGGACTTCCGGTGATGGAGGTATCAGTGTCATTCTTCTGATTGATAAGTAAAATCACATATTTTGGTTTAgaaaaatatgtgtaaaattcaaattaat
This genomic window from Metopolophium dirhodum isolate CAU chromosome 1, ASM1992520v1, whole genome shotgun sequence contains:
- the LOC132949766 gene encoding uncharacterized protein LOC132949766, yielding MNGDTFYDWFANILPLLRENAVIVMDNASYHSVKKHTFPIKARVIDKPMVKEQLLDRAQILKSQYNEYVIDELAKSANKTVLRLPPYHCELNPIELAVGVGEKLYEDNIDDPINPSINKINVVEHNCNDLGNIETGPIRPILTAYPKTKFGSQFRSFSSEYFNTYKWLEYSIMCDATFCYACRMFGNKNMEDTWTTIGFNTWHKLSERLKKHNTSKSHLTFVSKLALSILAKKSGSVLSQLSAVHQEEIKQNRNYICHIIDIVLYLSKQGMAFRGHCEKTTSLNQGNFKELCNMYVKSVPGFQNMHNRHVNYTSWKIQDEIIQLCADEVNEIIVNEVSSVGFFALMCDEAR
- the LOC132949772 gene encoding uncharacterized protein LOC132949772, with translation MNLDFETSDSDDLDTVLSPPCSPVNTNINIVNTVAVHQIELDVQRARKCSYNYKKNVKDKRVYCIFCENLQTNFPRHVERKHALETEVRSFILLPKKSKERLRQLELLKNKGNFHYNKTILEKKKGSLIVGRRPTSSEKVAVNDYLPFTKRRNVQSQCAMLLQDTDDFKQLTAEVFIHMKYDNISFTAQNDKLICAFGARLLKNHREQHLKTYISQRMRQISKLLLILRTLVPELKNLEDFLVPQYFKTIVNAAKEISGYNETENSYIHPSIALKLGHTILQCADIIECQSIIQGSSQDKINKIKNFVTVFQKEWKFSISSNACQDLSKKKFNKTINLPDAKDITVLHNYLLNQIKNVTHLVDEQKEINQETYKLFCKTLLTQIILLNRRRSGEVERIQITDYLNRDKKKMQEEILKSLTEVESKLSNSFIRFEIRGKRGRGVPVLLTPDMKKSLDLMLDMRASVHIFEQNKNLFAIPYTAVGVYRGSDCLRSAAIKCGAAQPQLLTSTKLRKHVATITQLLNLTTNDREQLANFMGHDLAIHNEYYRLPDNTLQLSRVSKILLAAESGKINELKGKTLDEFDDIIIPNDLNESSSDEKEDDEKEDDTIENSDLFENHVRMNISETENSITVVAKKSKKRGDYIKWTMAEINAIKRSLGKFIALRKIPQQHDCLLAIKNEPILKNRDWKKIKFQVETVKLY
- the LOC132949780 gene encoding uncharacterized protein LOC132949780, with translation MCPSKTIKCKIVIGKKYMVKWVNKKSYLAKVLKKGNKENIQRFLAGKSINHMIDEPIVHSSHSLDLKSGKIDAIKNREMFTLDHSMDKPSKHTSQAVEQNDFSKIDASTNFEMINLEQSKDKPIMHSSQAVEQNDFSKIDASTNFEMINLEKSMDKTSMHTSQDVEHTDLSIKDAPIICETFNLEQSMDKPIMHSSQVVEQNDLSKIDSTKNSDIFDLIFGIMDEATMHPSQAVENNNLSKTDAPTIYETFNLEHSMDKPSMHTSQAVEHTGLSKVDAPTICETFNLEQSMDKPIVHSRQAVDQNDLNKIDAPENCEIFDLLFHNMDEPIVRSSKQFFSLILYLIFNVCIFFI